In the Streptomyces fradiae ATCC 10745 = DSM 40063 genome, one interval contains:
- a CDS encoding TetR/AcrR family transcriptional regulator — MTSPPPPGRTELPLTPVEAPTQLRADAARNRARLLEAAARLAAEHGAANLTMEAVACAAQVGKGTVFRRFGDRSGLLLALLDREEERFQAAFMAGPAPLGPGAPAAERLHAFGPAVLRHEDAHRDLYLAAAQPDPVRRHTVPARRVRLAHLAALLREAGTDADPELAAQTLLGYLDPGLVRYLLSGRGLPLSRVEAGWHDLVARMLPAEAR, encoded by the coding sequence ATGACCTCCCCGCCCCCTCCCGGCCGTACGGAGCTGCCCCTCACCCCCGTCGAGGCTCCGACGCAGTTGCGCGCCGACGCCGCCCGCAACCGCGCCCGCCTCCTGGAGGCCGCGGCCCGGCTGGCCGCCGAGCACGGCGCCGCCAACCTGACCATGGAGGCGGTGGCCTGCGCCGCCCAGGTGGGCAAGGGCACGGTGTTCCGCCGCTTCGGGGACCGCTCCGGGCTGCTGCTGGCCCTGCTCGACCGGGAGGAGGAGCGGTTCCAGGCGGCGTTCATGGCCGGGCCGGCGCCGCTCGGGCCGGGGGCGCCCGCCGCCGAGCGGCTGCACGCCTTCGGCCCGGCCGTCCTGCGCCACGAGGACGCCCACCGGGACCTCTACCTGGCCGCCGCCCAGCCCGACCCGGTACGGCGGCACACCGTGCCCGCCCGCCGGGTGCGGCTCGCGCACCTGGCGGCGCTGCTGCGGGAGGCGGGCACGGACGCCGACCCCGAGCTCGCCGCGCAGACCCTGCTCGGCTACCTCGACCCCGGCCTCGTCCGGTACCTGCTGTCCGGCCGCGGTCTGCCCCTGAGCCGGGTGGAGGCGGGCTGGCACGACCTGGTGGCGCGGATGCTGCCGGCCGAGGCGCGCTGA
- a CDS encoding type II toxin-antitoxin system VapB family antitoxin, whose protein sequence is MAKVNIALDAELVVEVMVLAGVGNPQDAVELVVRDYIQRGHRTEARVVPREDDARRPEPRPQDHQG, encoded by the coding sequence ATGGCGAAGGTGAACATCGCGCTCGACGCCGAGCTCGTCGTGGAGGTCATGGTCCTCGCGGGCGTCGGCAACCCGCAGGACGCCGTGGAGCTGGTCGTCCGCGACTACATCCAGCGCGGGCACCGCACCGAGGCGCGCGTCGTCCCCCGCGAGGACGACGCGCGCCGCCCCGAGCCCAGGCCGCAGGACCACCAGGGCTGA
- a CDS encoding methylated-DNA--[protein]-cysteine S-methyltransferase, whose amino-acid sequence MNRQHTVVDSPYGPLTLVATDGVLSGLYMTGQRHRPPEESFGEPDPRPFREAARQLDAYHARELTDFDLPLRLAGTPFQQRVWELLRTIPYGETRTYGELAAALGQPTASRAVGLANGRNPVGIIVPCHRVIGASGGLTGYGGGLDRKRRLLAFESGTPAAALF is encoded by the coding sequence ATGAACCGGCAGCACACCGTCGTCGACAGCCCCTACGGCCCGCTCACCCTGGTCGCCACCGACGGCGTCCTCAGCGGCCTCTACATGACCGGCCAGCGCCACCGGCCCCCGGAGGAGAGCTTCGGCGAGCCCGACCCGCGCCCCTTCCGCGAGGCCGCCCGCCAGCTCGACGCCTACCACGCCCGCGAACTGACCGACTTCGACCTGCCGCTGCGCCTCGCCGGGACCCCGTTCCAGCAGCGCGTGTGGGAGCTGCTGCGGACCATCCCGTACGGGGAGACCCGCACCTACGGCGAACTGGCCGCCGCCCTCGGGCAGCCCACCGCCTCCCGCGCGGTCGGCCTCGCCAACGGCCGCAACCCGGTCGGGATCATCGTCCCCTGCCACCGGGTGATCGGCGCGAGCGGCGGGCTCACCGGCTACGGCGGCGGCCTGGACCGCAAGCGCCGCCTCCTCGCCTTCGAGAGCGGCACACCGGCCGCCGCGCTGTTCTAG
- a CDS encoding BCCT family transporter yields the protein MSTETTEQPDPGAPPGDTRRTSPDPAVVAVGFTVVLVLVLWAWLGDRSFDSASTTALSWVLDNFGWLFVVAADVFLVLCLVIAFSRFGRIRLGADDARPEFGNLAWIAMMFSAGMGIGLMFYGVGEPLTHYLAPPPATGVRAESGEAARTAMEYSFFHWTLTPWAIYGIAGLALAYAGFRKGRGNRLSAAFVPLIGARRAESWPGRLIDLLAVFATVFGTATSLGLGALQVAEGLDLTTGLTASRTSQLVIIAVLSAAFVLSAFSGLHRGIKWLSTLNIILAATLMVFVFLLGPTVYILDSIPASVGGYLQDLLPMATRTGAFSDQAWLGAWTIFYWAWWLSWAPFVGTFIARISHGRTIREFLVGVLLVPSGATVVWFSVMGGSALRLQSTGEADLAGAVEEGAEASLFAMLDALPLGTITSFVAMVLVMTYFVTSADSASLVMGSLTSRGALHPPNWLVVGWGVLMASVAAVLLVVGGLSSLQTATILVALPFVVVMLCLCWALLKELREDPGAGLVRHHALHGLQDVVRTMVGDAVSEQGPTRHHRLRRAARARTESEDGTGGDGGPA from the coding sequence ATGAGCACGGAAACGACTGAACAGCCAGACCCCGGCGCTCCCCCGGGCGACACCCGCCGTACCTCCCCCGACCCCGCCGTCGTGGCGGTCGGCTTCACGGTCGTCCTGGTGCTGGTGCTGTGGGCGTGGCTCGGCGACCGGTCCTTCGACAGCGCGTCGACCACGGCCCTGTCGTGGGTGCTGGACAACTTCGGATGGCTGTTCGTGGTGGCCGCGGACGTGTTCCTCGTCCTGTGCCTGGTGATCGCCTTCAGCCGGTTCGGCCGGATCCGGCTGGGTGCCGACGACGCGCGGCCGGAGTTCGGCAACCTCGCCTGGATCGCGATGATGTTCAGCGCCGGCATGGGGATCGGCCTGATGTTCTACGGGGTCGGGGAGCCGCTGACGCACTACCTGGCCCCGCCGCCGGCGACCGGGGTGCGGGCCGAGTCGGGCGAGGCGGCCCGCACGGCGATGGAGTACTCGTTCTTCCACTGGACGCTCACCCCGTGGGCGATCTACGGCATCGCCGGCCTCGCCCTGGCGTACGCGGGCTTCCGCAAGGGCCGCGGCAACCGGCTGAGCGCGGCGTTCGTGCCGCTGATCGGCGCCCGGCGGGCGGAGTCCTGGCCGGGGCGGCTCATCGACCTGCTGGCCGTCTTCGCGACGGTGTTCGGCACGGCGACCAGCCTGGGGCTCGGCGCGCTGCAGGTGGCCGAGGGCCTGGACCTGACGACGGGTCTGACGGCGAGCCGCACCAGTCAGCTGGTGATCATCGCGGTGCTGTCGGCGGCGTTCGTGCTGTCGGCCTTCTCCGGTCTGCACCGGGGCATCAAGTGGCTGTCCACGCTGAACATCATTCTCGCGGCGACCCTGATGGTGTTCGTCTTCCTCCTCGGGCCGACCGTGTACATCCTGGACTCGATCCCCGCGTCGGTCGGCGGCTACCTGCAGGACCTGCTGCCGATGGCGACGCGGACCGGCGCGTTCTCCGACCAGGCCTGGCTCGGCGCGTGGACGATCTTCTACTGGGCGTGGTGGCTGTCGTGGGCGCCGTTCGTGGGCACGTTCATCGCCCGGATCTCGCACGGCCGGACGATCCGCGAGTTCCTGGTCGGCGTCCTGCTGGTGCCGAGCGGCGCGACGGTGGTGTGGTTCTCCGTGATGGGCGGCTCGGCGCTGCGGCTCCAGTCGACCGGGGAGGCGGACCTGGCCGGCGCGGTGGAGGAGGGCGCGGAGGCCTCGCTGTTCGCGATGCTCGACGCGCTGCCGCTGGGCACGATCACGTCGTTCGTGGCGATGGTGCTGGTGATGACGTACTTCGTGACGAGCGCCGACTCGGCGTCGTTGGTGATGGGTTCGCTGACCAGCCGCGGCGCGCTGCATCCGCCGAACTGGCTGGTGGTCGGCTGGGGCGTGCTGATGGCGTCCGTGGCGGCGGTGCTGCTGGTCGTGGGCGGGCTGAGCTCGCTGCAGACGGCGACGATCCTGGTGGCGCTGCCGTTCGTGGTGGTGATGCTCTGCCTGTGCTGGGCGCTGCTGAAGGAGTTGAGGGAGGATCCGGGCGCCGGGCTGGTGCGGCACCACGCGCTGCACGGGTTGCAGGACGTCGTACGGACGATGGTCGGCGACGCGGTGAGCGAGCAGGGTCCGACGCGCCACCACCGGCTGCGGCGGGCGGCGCGGGCGCGCACCGAGTCGGAGGACGGCACGGGCGGGGACGGCGGCCCGGCGTGA
- a CDS encoding SIR2 family NAD-dependent protein deacylase: protein MTMVAILSGAGVSTDSGIGDYRGPRGLWRRDPEAEKLVTYAYYMADPEIRRRSWRMRLDGPVLRARPNAAHTAVAELDRAPGFAVRVLTQNVDGLHQMAGMPDRKVLELHGTARAVVCTGCGARSPMEEALERVAAGEDDPACRVCGSVLKSATVMFGERLDPEVLGRAVEIARACEVFVAVGSSLRVQPAASLAGVAAGHGARLVVVNAEPTPYDALADEVVREPIGTALPALLRRLRGGS from the coding sequence ATGACGATGGTGGCGATCCTCAGCGGTGCCGGCGTCTCCACGGACTCGGGCATCGGCGACTACCGGGGGCCCCGCGGGCTGTGGCGGCGCGACCCGGAGGCCGAGAAGCTCGTCACGTACGCGTACTACATGGCCGACCCGGAGATCCGCCGCCGGTCCTGGCGGATGCGGCTCGACGGCCCGGTGCTGCGCGCCCGGCCGAACGCCGCGCACACGGCGGTCGCCGAGCTGGACCGCGCGCCCGGCTTCGCCGTGCGGGTGCTCACGCAGAACGTGGACGGGCTGCACCAGATGGCCGGCATGCCCGACCGCAAGGTGCTCGAACTGCACGGCACGGCGCGGGCCGTCGTGTGCACCGGCTGCGGCGCCCGGTCGCCCATGGAGGAGGCGCTGGAGCGGGTGGCGGCCGGTGAGGACGACCCGGCCTGCCGGGTCTGCGGCTCGGTCCTGAAGTCGGCGACCGTGATGTTCGGCGAGCGGCTGGACCCCGAGGTGCTGGGGCGGGCCGTGGAGATCGCCAGGGCGTGCGAGGTCTTCGTCGCGGTCGGCTCGTCGCTCCGGGTCCAGCCGGCCGCGTCGCTGGCGGGCGTCGCCGCCGGGCACGGGGCGCGGCTGGTCGTGGTGAACGCGGAGCCCACCCCCTACGACGCCCTCGCCGACGAGGTGGTGCGCGAGCCGATCGGCACGGCGCTCCCCGCCCTGCTGCGGCGGCTGCGGGGCGGCTCCTAG
- a CDS encoding GNAT family N-acetyltransferase yields the protein MDLDPGTLRIDLLDGPGVRAAADGLGALLADAVRDGASVGFLAPLGDAEAAGWWRDAAAQAEAGVRTVWAAHGAGGALLGAVTLVRATAPNQRHRGDIAKLLVHTSARGRGLGRALLAAAEEGAAGLGLTLLVLDTETGSPAEHLYRSAGWTRAGTIPGYAADPAGRPRPTTYYYKTLA from the coding sequence ATGGACCTGGACCCCGGCACCCTCCGCATCGACCTCCTCGACGGCCCCGGCGTGCGGGCCGCCGCCGACGGCCTCGGCGCGCTCCTGGCGGACGCCGTGCGCGACGGGGCGTCCGTCGGCTTCCTCGCCCCGCTCGGCGACGCCGAGGCGGCCGGCTGGTGGCGGGACGCCGCCGCGCAGGCCGAGGCGGGCGTACGGACGGTGTGGGCCGCCCACGGGGCCGGCGGCGCCCTCCTGGGCGCCGTGACCCTCGTACGGGCCACCGCGCCGAACCAGCGGCACCGGGGCGACATCGCCAAGCTCCTGGTGCACACCTCCGCGCGGGGGCGCGGGCTCGGGCGGGCGCTGCTGGCCGCCGCCGAGGAGGGCGCGGCCGGGCTCGGGCTGACCCTGCTGGTGCTCGACACCGAGACCGGCAGCCCCGCCGAGCACCTGTACCGCTCCGCCGGCTGGACCAGGGCCGGCACGATCCCCGGCTACGCCGCCGACCCGGCGGGACGGCCCCGCCCCACCACGTACTACTACAAGACCCTGGCCTGA
- a CDS encoding phosphatidylserine decarboxylase — MPHSQTSAPRAGLAGVRLARGASPWLLPTVATAAASLVRARRSRRAAALAVPATALAAGMLWFFRDPEREIAQGRVISPADGVVQSIMPWKDGRTRVAIFMSPLNVHVNRAPMAGTVTSVEHVPGGFVPAFNKESENNERVVWHFDTELGDIEMVQIAGAVARRIVPYLAQGAKVEQGDRIGLIRFGSRVDIYLPEGVDVAVEVGQTTTAGVTRIDRD, encoded by the coding sequence ATGCCCCACAGCCAAACCTCTGCACCTCGCGCCGGCCTCGCCGGAGTTCGCCTCGCGCGCGGAGCGTCGCCGTGGCTTCTGCCGACCGTCGCCACCGCAGCAGCCAGCCTCGTCCGCGCCCGCCGCTCCCGGCGGGCCGCGGCGCTCGCCGTCCCGGCCACCGCGCTCGCGGCCGGCATGCTGTGGTTCTTCCGCGACCCCGAGCGCGAGATCGCGCAGGGCAGGGTCATCTCGCCCGCCGACGGCGTGGTGCAGAGCATCATGCCGTGGAAGGACGGGCGCACCCGCGTCGCCATCTTCATGAGCCCGCTGAACGTCCACGTCAACCGCGCCCCGATGGCCGGCACCGTGACGTCCGTGGAGCACGTGCCGGGCGGCTTCGTGCCGGCGTTCAACAAGGAGAGCGAGAACAACGAGCGCGTCGTCTGGCACTTCGACACCGAGCTCGGCGACATCGAGATGGTGCAGATCGCCGGCGCCGTGGCCCGGCGCATCGTGCCGTACCTGGCGCAGGGCGCCAAGGTCGAGCAGGGCGACCGGATCGGTCTGATCCGCTTCGGCTCGCGGGTCGACATCTACCTCCCGGAAGGTGTGGACGTCGCCGTCGAGGTCGGTCAGACCACGACCGCGGGGGTGACTCGCATTGACCGTGATTGA
- the pssA gene encoding CDP-diacylglycerol--serine O-phosphatidyltransferase: protein MTVIDPERPAGWVADGEADAPGAAPAEEQEEMPLSLRLSIADTLTLGNATCGFMAVYFTTTGILIPHLTGSEETGMARHSAATAVILMLCAAIFDLFDGLVARKLRSSPMGAELDNLSDLISFGLAPAYFVLVYGMVADDAHQRVSAVAAIVVLLAVVMRLARFSVVTMKDGMFQGMPSPFGALTVVSIVLLELPFIPTLLAIVGTAWLMVSRVEYPKPRGALAVAMLSWIVAAMGLLAAWAFDAPGGQLLLQTGCALQVVLGAVIPLFATARRVNTFRDNRRESREARAAQLP from the coding sequence TTGACCGTGATTGACCCGGAGCGGCCCGCCGGCTGGGTCGCCGACGGCGAGGCGGACGCCCCCGGCGCCGCCCCCGCGGAGGAGCAGGAGGAGATGCCCCTGTCCCTCCGCCTGTCGATAGCGGACACCCTCACGCTGGGCAACGCCACGTGCGGCTTCATGGCGGTGTACTTCACCACCACCGGCATCCTCATCCCGCACCTCACGGGGAGCGAGGAGACCGGCATGGCGCGGCACTCCGCCGCGACGGCCGTGATCCTGATGCTCTGCGCGGCGATCTTCGACCTGTTCGACGGGCTCGTCGCGCGCAAGCTCCGCTCGTCCCCGATGGGCGCCGAGCTGGACAACCTGTCGGACCTGATCAGCTTCGGTCTGGCCCCGGCGTACTTCGTCCTCGTGTACGGGATGGTCGCGGACGACGCGCACCAGCGGGTGTCCGCGGTGGCCGCCATCGTGGTGCTGCTCGCCGTCGTGATGCGACTGGCGAGATTCTCGGTCGTCACGATGAAGGACGGGATGTTCCAGGGCATGCCGAGCCCGTTCGGCGCGCTGACGGTCGTGTCGATCGTGCTGCTGGAGCTGCCGTTCATCCCGACGCTGCTGGCGATCGTGGGCACGGCGTGGCTGATGGTGAGCCGCGTCGAGTACCCCAAGCCGCGGGGCGCCCTGGCCGTGGCCATGCTGAGCTGGATCGTCGCGGCGATGGGGCTGCTCGCCGCGTGGGCGTTCGACGCGCCCGGCGGCCAGCTCCTGCTCCAGACCGGCTGCGCGCTCCAGGTGGTGCTGGGCGCGGTGATCCCGCTCTTCGCGACCGCGCGGCGGGTGAACACCTTCCGCGACAACCGGCGCGAGAGCCGGGAGGCGCGGGCGGCGCAGCTGCCGTAG
- a CDS encoding NAD(P)H-dependent oxidoreductase: MSVRILALVGSLRAGSHNRQLAEAAAGLAPEGVTVEVYDGLAEVPFYNEDTDTAAGAPEPAARLRAAAEAADAVLLFTPEYNGTMPAVLKNAIDWLSRPYGAGALKDMPAAVIGTAFGQYGGVWAQTEARKALGVAGARVLESVELAIPGSVTRFADTHPSEDAEVITGLSAALQQVAEAVAAPAGTAS, encoded by the coding sequence ATGTCCGTCCGTATCCTCGCGCTCGTCGGCAGCCTCCGCGCCGGTTCGCACAACCGCCAGCTCGCCGAGGCCGCCGCCGGTCTCGCCCCCGAGGGCGTCACGGTGGAGGTGTACGACGGCCTGGCCGAGGTGCCCTTCTACAACGAGGACACCGACACCGCGGCCGGCGCCCCCGAGCCCGCCGCCCGGCTGCGTGCCGCCGCCGAGGCCGCCGACGCCGTGCTCCTGTTCACCCCGGAGTACAACGGCACCATGCCGGCCGTGCTGAAGAACGCGATCGACTGGCTGTCCCGCCCGTACGGGGCCGGCGCCCTCAAGGACATGCCGGCCGCCGTGATCGGCACCGCCTTCGGCCAGTACGGCGGCGTGTGGGCGCAGACCGAGGCCCGCAAGGCGCTCGGTGTCGCCGGGGCGCGGGTGCTGGAGTCCGTCGAGCTGGCCATCCCCGGCTCCGTGACCCGCTTCGCCGACACCCACCCGTCCGAGGACGCCGAGGTCATCACGGGCCTGTCCGCCGCGCTCCAGCAGGTCGCCGAGGCCGTCGCCGCCCCCGCCGGGACGGCTTCCTGA
- a CDS encoding NUDIX domain-containing protein produces MTTTDYATYIAGLPRVLAAAAMLLRDGAGRVLVVEPNYRDGWTLPGGTIESDEGETPRQAARRETREEIGLDVAPGPLLAVDWVPGAARPPLVAYVYDGGVLDDAALGAIRLQEAELLSWKLITREEVPAHLPGALGPRVRAALEALDAGRGPAELENGLPAR; encoded by the coding sequence ATGACCACCACCGACTACGCCACGTACATCGCCGGCCTGCCACGGGTGCTCGCGGCCGCCGCCATGCTGCTGCGGGACGGCGCGGGCCGGGTCCTGGTCGTGGAGCCGAACTACCGCGACGGCTGGACGCTGCCGGGCGGGACGATCGAGTCCGACGAGGGCGAGACGCCCCGTCAGGCGGCCCGCCGCGAGACGCGGGAGGAGATCGGCCTGGACGTGGCGCCGGGCCCGCTGCTCGCCGTCGACTGGGTGCCGGGGGCCGCCCGCCCGCCGCTGGTGGCGTACGTGTACGACGGCGGCGTCCTGGACGACGCGGCGCTCGGCGCGATCCGGCTCCAGGAGGCGGAGCTGCTGTCGTGGAAGCTGATCACCCGCGAGGAGGTCCCCGCCCACCTGCCGGGCGCCCTCGGCCCGCGCGTGCGGGCGGCGCTGGAGGCCCTGGACGCGGGGCGCGGTCCGGCGGAGCTGGAGAACGGCCTCCCGGCACGGTGA
- a CDS encoding AlkA N-terminal domain-containing protein — protein sequence MHTDTERCVRAVRSKDARFDGWFFTAVLTTRIYCRPSCPVVPPKPENMVFYPSAAACQQAGFRACKRCRPDTSPGSPEWDVRADTVARAMRLIRDGVVDREGVPGLAARLGYSTRQIERQLLAELGAGPLALARAQRAQTARVLIETTALPMADVAFAAGFSSVRAFNDTVREVFALAPTELRARAAGRRGAPVPTPGVIALRLPYRTPLDPSNLFGHLAATAVPGVEEWRDGAYRRTLALPYGHGIATLAPATDHISCRLHLTDPRDLAHAISRCRWLLDLDADPVAVDEQLRADPVLAPHVDRAPGRRVPRTVDAAEFAVRAVLGQQVSTAAARTHAGRLVTAHGTPVEDPDGGLTHLFPAPEALAALDPGALALPRSRRATLTTLVGALADGRLKLGPGTDWDEARAGLLALPGFGPWTVEVVAMRALGDPDAFLPTDLGVRRAAAGLGLPSTPAALTARAAAWRPWRAYAVQYLWATGSHPVNHLPA from the coding sequence ATGCACACCGACACCGAGCGCTGCGTGCGGGCCGTCCGGTCGAAGGACGCCCGCTTCGACGGCTGGTTCTTCACCGCCGTCCTCACCACCCGCATCTACTGCCGCCCCAGCTGCCCGGTCGTGCCTCCCAAGCCGGAGAACATGGTCTTCTACCCGAGCGCCGCCGCCTGTCAGCAGGCCGGTTTCCGGGCCTGCAAGCGGTGCCGCCCCGACACCAGCCCCGGCTCCCCGGAGTGGGACGTCCGCGCCGACACCGTCGCCCGGGCCATGCGCCTCATCCGCGACGGGGTCGTCGACCGCGAGGGCGTCCCCGGACTCGCCGCCCGGCTCGGCTACTCGACCCGCCAGATCGAGCGGCAGCTCCTCGCCGAGCTGGGCGCCGGACCGCTCGCCCTCGCCCGTGCCCAGCGCGCCCAGACCGCGCGGGTGCTCATCGAGACCACGGCCCTGCCCATGGCGGACGTGGCGTTCGCCGCCGGGTTCTCCTCCGTGCGGGCCTTCAACGACACCGTGCGCGAGGTCTTCGCGCTCGCCCCGACCGAGCTGCGCGCCCGCGCCGCCGGTCGGCGGGGCGCCCCGGTCCCCACCCCCGGCGTGATCGCGCTGCGGCTGCCGTACCGCACCCCGCTCGACCCGTCCAACCTGTTCGGCCACCTCGCGGCGACCGCCGTCCCCGGCGTCGAGGAGTGGCGCGACGGCGCCTACCGGCGCACCCTCGCCCTCCCGTACGGGCACGGCATCGCCACCCTCGCCCCGGCCACCGACCACATCTCCTGCCGCCTCCACCTGACCGACCCGCGCGACCTGGCCCACGCCATCAGCCGCTGCCGCTGGCTCCTGGACCTCGACGCCGACCCCGTCGCCGTGGACGAGCAGCTGCGCGCCGACCCCGTCCTCGCCCCGCACGTCGACCGCGCCCCCGGCCGCCGCGTGCCCCGCACGGTCGACGCCGCCGAGTTCGCCGTCCGCGCCGTGCTCGGCCAGCAGGTCTCCACGGCCGCGGCCCGCACCCACGCCGGGCGCCTCGTGACGGCGCACGGCACCCCCGTCGAGGACCCGGACGGCGGGCTCACCCACCTGTTCCCCGCGCCCGAGGCGCTCGCCGCGCTCGACCCCGGCGCCCTCGCGCTGCCGCGCAGCCGCCGCGCCACGCTCACCACGCTGGTCGGCGCCCTCGCGGACGGCCGCCTCAAGCTCGGCCCCGGTACGGACTGGGACGAGGCCCGCGCCGGACTCCTCGCCCTGCCCGGCTTCGGCCCGTGGACGGTGGAGGTCGTCGCGATGCGGGCGCTCGGCGACCCCGACGCCTTCCTCCCCACCGACCTCGGGGTCCGCCGCGCCGCGGCGGGGCTCGGCCTGCCGTCCACCCCCGCGGCCCTCACCGCCCGCGCCGCCGCCTGGCGCCCCTGGCGCGCCTACGCCGTGCAGTACCTGTGGGCGACCGGCAGCCACCCCGTCAACCACCTCCCCGCCTGA
- a CDS encoding glycerate kinase has protein sequence MTDGAVNKAAHVLVAADKFKGSLTAAQVAERVTAGLRQVVPGLRVEALPVADGGDGTVAAAVAAGFERREVPVTGPLGETVTAAFALRGGTAVVEMAEASGLRLLPGGVPAPLTATTYGTGELLRAALDAGARTVVLGVGGSATTDGGAGMLAALGARFLDAHGEPVGPGGGGLRALATADLSGLDPRFADVELVLASDVDNPLTGPQGAPAVFGPQKGAGPRDVEVLDAALTRYVAVLVEAVGPRAAEAAGSAGAGGAGGVGYGALVGLGAVFRPGIELMLDLLGFREALGRATLVITGEGSLDEQTLHGKAPAGVAAAARAAGVEVVAVCGRLELTPQALRRAGISRAYPLTDLEPDPARCVALAGPLLERAAAALARDLLA, from the coding sequence GTGACGGACGGAGCAGTTAACAAGGCCGCGCACGTGCTCGTGGCGGCCGACAAGTTCAAGGGGTCCCTCACGGCCGCGCAGGTCGCGGAGCGGGTCACGGCGGGGCTGCGGCAGGTGGTGCCCGGTCTCCGCGTGGAGGCCCTGCCCGTCGCCGACGGCGGGGACGGCACGGTGGCGGCCGCGGTGGCCGCCGGATTCGAACGCCGCGAGGTCCCGGTCACCGGCCCGCTCGGCGAGACCGTCACGGCGGCCTTCGCGCTGCGCGGGGGCACGGCGGTCGTGGAGATGGCCGAGGCGTCCGGCCTGCGGCTGCTGCCCGGTGGCGTCCCCGCGCCCCTGACGGCCACCACGTACGGCACCGGCGAGCTGCTGCGCGCCGCGCTGGACGCGGGGGCCCGCACCGTCGTCCTCGGGGTGGGCGGCAGCGCCACCACGGACGGCGGCGCCGGGATGCTCGCCGCGCTCGGCGCGCGGTTCCTCGACGCGCACGGCGAGCCGGTCGGCCCCGGCGGCGGTGGGCTGCGCGCCCTCGCGACGGCCGACCTGTCGGGCCTGGACCCGCGCTTCGCCGACGTGGAGCTGGTGCTGGCGAGCGACGTGGACAACCCCCTGACCGGCCCGCAGGGCGCCCCCGCGGTGTTCGGGCCGCAGAAGGGGGCGGGCCCGCGCGACGTGGAGGTCCTGGACGCGGCCCTCACGCGGTACGTGGCGGTGCTCGTCGAGGCCGTGGGCCCGCGCGCCGCCGAGGCGGCGGGCTCGGCGGGCGCGGGCGGGGCGGGCGGCGTCGGCTACGGGGCGCTGGTCGGGCTCGGCGCGGTCTTCCGGCCCGGCATCGAGCTGATGCTGGACCTCCTGGGCTTCCGCGAGGCGCTCGGCCGGGCCACGCTGGTGATCACCGGCGAGGGCTCCCTGGACGAGCAGACCCTGCACGGCAAGGCCCCCGCGGGGGTCGCCGCGGCGGCCCGCGCGGCCGGGGTGGAGGTCGTCGCCGTCTGCGGCCGACTGGAGCTGACGCCGCAGGCCCTCCGGCGGGCGGGCATCAGCCGCGCCTACCCGCTGACGGACCTGGAGCCGGATCCGGCCCGGTGCGTCGCGCTGGCGGGCCCGCTCCTGGAGCGCGCCGCGGCGGCCCTCGCCCGCGACCTCCTCGCCTGA